GTTTGGAGGTTCACCAAAGAAGAAAGATGATCTGATCACATGCGTCCACAGTAAGTTTTATACATTGTATtgctttgcatttttcttttttccccttcgcCTTTCATCTTCTGCACTGTGAATAAAATGACTTTCCTCCGTGGGATTGTATTGGTAGAACGTGGGGCTGCATTGCAGTAGTGAATGCTGCAGCAAGAAACGTAGCTACCCAATCCAAGTTACCTTTGGTGTGTGCCTGTAATGACTAAACGTTGCAGCATGATGACGCAGTGCAGTGCTGAGTGACGCCCCTTCCTTCGTCACACGCTCGCACGCAACTCCTTCGTCGTCAGAGGTGACGTGAAATTTCTGCTGCATCAGtggatggagggggggggcggtgacTCAGCTGTTGTGCCTGTGTGCATTCCTCTCCTTAACTGCAAAATGATGTCCTGTGTCCATTCTGGATGGACAACATAAAGTTTTTTTGAATTGGTCTGACTATGCACATTGCGCTCGCTCTCACTCAGTAGCTGCGCACATCTGGTTTGAGTGTTATTGCTATGTTGAGACCACCGCCAAGAGGCAagtgttatttttcaaatgcgaTGTCAAAAGCGCTCTTTGGGATTCCAACACTTGTACGAGCATCTGCGTCTTCCTCCGGGCCCTGCGCTCACTCGGCTCGATACGCTCCCGCTATGCCGAGCTCGAGCTGGCGTGCGCAGACTTGCGCGGACTAGCCTGCGAccgaaagaaaacaaaagtttttgACACATATCAGACTCGGAGAATAGAACCTGTTGTGGCACAATATTTCTGAGAAGTGAATTTTGAcgctgtttattttcaaataggtCCAACCTATGTCGATCACGTGCTAAATTTGTtgtctgcttttttgtttttcccacaACAAGACATTCCGGATCAGTGCTCCCCTTCCCACTGTCACGCCAGAGGAAGCGTGCGCTGCGAGGACAAAAAGGGTGCCTTCCTCTGTCACTGTTTTTCAGGTTGGACGGGGGACCTCTGTGATCAAGGTACTGTCACCATGAGAGATTTAATAATGAAGATTTACGGGAGTGGGTGGGGGTTAGCAGATGCAATAGTTTGCCATTGGTGCTCCTTGTCACCTTTGTCAACTTGTGACAACTTATATGGACAACATCCTGCaacatgtttttatatttttttttattatatttgatatttttattttattatatatatttattgatctttattatatttaatatgtatttatttttattatatttaatatttatttattatatttaatataacatttatttatttatattatatttaatatttactattaattttattatatatacacacacatactcaggaaaaacaaaacagtgagTAGATGAAAGATAAATGATCGACTGTGAATCACAGACAGGTTTTGTTAACGAGATTTTAAAGTTATCTGTTGAGAAATTAAGGAAGGAGTATTTTGCAATGCTTGAAATTCTGGCAGTCATCGCCTTGATCTCCATCtgcacaaaaatgtaaaagcgTGTTGGGGGATGTCCTAAGCCTTGACAATGTTCtgtaaaaacactttttatttcctgCCTCATCTTGATAAGTAACAGACAGTTGTGAATcgaaacaaaatatttgcaggTCTATCTGTAATCCCGTTTGTAAAACTACTTTTATTCAATCTTTGACGACACGAACATGAGGTTAGAATataaacaaaacttttttgttgtgGCGCCTTAACAACCATTCCTGCAAGGTCAGCACATATTCTAGTGTGTAATAGATATGAGAGGAAGGATGCTGTCTTCCCCGGAGGAACTGACCATAAAGGCTTCCACTTTTAGatatgaaaatacaaaataaaatgtcagagCCCAAACTGGAAAGAGTGCACACTGTGAGGTGGAGCGGAATATGCTTTGCAGCCACCCAATTTGCACTTTTCCACCGTGACTCATTTTACCACCTTAGCGAGAGTGGAAATTGAGGATTCAGTAGTCTGCTGGAGTCTTTTCCGCCGCAGATGACTGTGAAGTCCCAAAACACTCAAACAGAACTGCAACATTGCGTGTTCCTTGCAGACGCCAAAAATAATTCACGGTACTGTTTTTGCTGCCTTCACGTGGAccgtgaccccccccccccccccctcctcccttgaCAGATGTTGACGAGTGCAACAAGAGCAATGGAGGATGTGACCACGAGTGCAGCAACACCATGGGAAGTTACCACTGCTCCTGCCAGCCAGGTTACATGTTGCGAGGACATCACATGTGCGTTGGTGAGCAACAACACGCAACCGGCACAGGTGTTCAAATCGATATCACCGGTTCTGTGATTGTTTCTTAATTGTCCACactgtttctgtttttgttcaagACGTGGACGAATGTCAAGATGTTGTCGACGTTTGTGGATCAGCTCACTGTGAGAATAACGAGGGAGGCTACCAATGTCTCTGCGACCCTGGCTACGTCTTTGACAATGAGAGCAAGAGTTGTGTGGGTAAgcgacacgcacacacacacacacacgagtccTGGTGGAGAAGCAGCTTCAGTGTCAGCAGGTGTTGATGCAGCTGTGTTTTGGGGTCAGGAAAGGAATGCTAGCAAATTGAGAGCAAATACTTTTTATGTTGGTAACAGGTCGTttggcatatatatatatatataataaaaaaaattaaataaaatattataaaaatatatttatatattttaaaaaattttatatatataatgaaaaatatatagctaaaataaaacattaagtGTCATCTTTAGTTgagaatttattttcttgacaTGCGAGTAAATGAAATGGTGGTCTGTTGCTTTTCTGTGTGAAAACAGACTTTACATAACCACAGCCTTTCTCCTTTGAGAGTAATTGAGTTTTATTCTAGCCAGACCAAGCATGGCCATGTAAGGTTAGTTAGAAGGAGGATAACAGCACTTGATACCAGTGTTGTTTACATTCCTCGGGATGCTAACAGGGAGCCAGttcccatgttttttttgtttttttttaaaaattcatgtTTTGATTGAGTCCTTCGCTTGTAACTGTTGGCGCAGAAGTCCTCATTTCTGCTTTGGTTGTCACCTCTCAGACGTGGACGAGTGTGAGGCCAGCGCGTGCGCCGAAGAGTGTCTCAACACTTTGGGGAGTTTCCGCTGTTTGTGCGACGGGCGTCAGGGCAGGAAGCTGGAGCAGGACCTCAGGAGCTGTAaggtgaaaaagaaagaatgagCCTTTTGATTGACGCTCATTCAGCTCTTTGACCCATAAACGCTTTTGCGCTTCAGTGAAACACATCAAAGAATGATGCGTGTCCGAGCTTGTCTCCAACTGGCATCAATCTCGATATTTCTGCAGGCGATAACTCCGTGTATGAAGCCGGCTCTGAAAAGGAATTCTCGCTCTCTCTATCTGGGCCGCATGTTCAACGGCTTGCCGGTGATGAGGCTGCGCTTCCGTCGAAGGATTAACACCGGGTGAGCATGATGGACCTTTTCCTTTgtccttctctttttttaaaatcgttTATGAAGTAAGAAGGGCTGTTTTGACagagatgaaaacaaatgattttgtaaaaaaatgtctttctttCACCAACTCATCCAGTTCCTTTTCTGTTTCAGTTTTTCCGCAGAGTTTGATTTCCGGACCTACGACCCGGAGGGAGTGATCTTTTTTGCCGGCGGCCACCTGAACAGCTCCTGGATCGTGCTGGCAATTCATCATGGGAGACTTGAGTTGCAGCTGAAATACGGCACAGTCAGCAGAGTCACCAGCAGCGGACCCGTCGTCAATGACGGCCAGTGGAGGAAGGTCGGTGCTCTTTACCAAAAGCGGACCCCCCCCCGTCTGCTGCATCAGTCCTAATCGCAACTGTTTCTCCTTTTAGATTTCAGTAGAGGAGCAGGGGCGGAGTCTCGTGATTAAGATCGACAGGGAGGCCGTCATGAAGATCGCCGTTAACGGTGATCTGTTCACGCTGAAGAAGGACATGCATGAGCTCAACCTCACCGTAGGAGGAGTCCCCTTTAAGGAGAGCGGCCTCGTCAGCAAGGTCTGCCTTTTAAAATCCTCCCGTATCTTCGGTCATCTCAACCTCTGCCGCTGTTTGTAGGTGAACCCGCGTTTGGACGGCTGTATGAAGGAGTGGCGCTGGATGACTGGAGAAGACAGGTCCATGCAAGAAAGCATCATGACCAATGAGAACATTCAGTGTTTCAGCACCGAGAATCCCGGCGCGTATTACCCCGGCACGGGCTTTGCGCTTTTCAACATTAGCTACGGTGCGTAGTGTTTCTGATACGCTGCtcagtgtgaaaatgtctgTTCATCCAGCCATCTTGGTTTGCCCGTAGAGTCCCAGAACCTAAGTGTCCAGTTGACCCTATATCCGACGACTGCCATCGGGGTGCTCTTTGCTATTGTTCGCGAAGACACCGTCCCTCTCTCTATCGCGCTGGCGGACTATCACCCTGGCATCGATGAGTGGAGAGACGTAAGTGAACGGgaaaacacctttttttttttttaaaaaaaccgGAATGCTTTTAATGAGAACGACCTGTGTTTGTAGTTTGTTCTCGTAACGGCGGGTGACGTCATCCTCGCCAGCTCACCGGCGCCCCTCTGCGATGGCGAGAGTCATGAAATCGAAGTGAAGATCTCCGGGAACCGCACCCGGCTCTTTATCGACGGCGAGCCTGGACGGAGCCAAGATGCAGAGGTCAACCTTCTTTCGCCGTCCAGCACCTTCATTGGAGGTCTCCCCGATGGTGAGCGCATTGTCAATTTTGTCCAGAAGGCTTTTGAACGAcagatttgaatttttttcttgacattgAATGTTCACGTCACTTCTTCCTCAGATGTTCCGCTGGTCTCCACACCGGTGTCTGCGCCATTCAGTGGCTGCATGAAGGTCACCGTGAACGAGCAAACTCTAGACCTGGACCAGGCCCTCCAGAAACACAACGACATCCGCTCCCACTCCTGCCCCCTGCTGGATTCTAACCAGTGACCTTGCAACAATgctctctgccaatccagaaTATTTGTAAAATCAAACCTTGAGTAGAGAGGAGACTTCTTCGATTTAAATATCATGAAATGTAAAGCAGGTGTGGTCCTACTGGGCCCTcagacccttttttttttttttctcaactgtGACAATGGTGCTTGCTGCCTGGAGGCTCTagcaaggatttttttttttttttgcgtattctaagaaaaataataaggcAACAAAATCCACTTCATCAGTCAGCAGTCATAAGATGGAATGCATCATGTGTCGCATTACCTCAAGTTATCCCCGGGAAAACGCGAGGCTCGATTATGCTCCTCTTGCTTATTTCAACTGTGACCCGAAGCAGAATACTGCCCAACTTGATTTCAGACCGAGCAAGGGTTCATTCCATCCACTCATTTTGCATATTCTAGAAAACCTTTGCACATAGTTGCAGGTAGATATGGCGTATAACATGAAGCCATCTTCAGAAGCTCATCGCCACCGACTCCATGTCTACCTGcaaccttgaaaaaaaaaaaaaatctaccttGTGCCTACTTGAGCGCTCTGAAAACAGGCGAACTCTGTCACGTCATGATTTGGTGACACGTGTCGACTCCGCTTGTGCACCAAGATCTCAAATCTCGATCCTTCAGAGCTAATGCTAAAACCGCCGTAATCTAGTCCGACAATGACATCAcgatggaggaagaggaggctgcAGAAGTGAACGACCACTGTATCCAACGTACCATACAAGCTACTGAACGGAAAACTAGTGCGCTGTATTATACTAAGTGTGTAAATAATGTGACTTGTACAATGCTTGATAGAAGGACCGAAACTCGCCGTACGTACTCACTGAGGATATCTTTGCATCAAAGTTAAACAACACTTATAGGCTCAATTTAATGTTcttcatacaaaataaaatggtttTCCCGTAAATGGGATTAAAAGCAATAGTCAGAAACTTGATTAGAATTTCACAGAATCACTGTTTAATTGTTCATTTGGTAAATGCTGAATAAACCGAAAAAGGAATGTTGAGACTGAGAAGCATCTCgtgttattttttgctttactTTGGTGTACCGTTGTCAAGTTTTGTCATGaattgaatgcatttttttttttttaatcatgttaGATATGTTGTGATGTctgatgatttttgttttatcagcTCAGTGTCCAATGGGACAATTAAGTTTTAATCTTCCAGGCTGAGAATtgtatttaaaagcaaaataaaggaTTCAATGAGCATGAAGACCAAATtgtaatttttcaaaaatgttaccATTGCCTGATGGGAGCTCAGCATCAGTTGTCATACGATactgttggctcgtgagtgaacgattcgttcaaaagaacgaaccttgtcagtgaacgagagtgaacgaatcacttcctaaagtgattcgttcttttttcagttcatatgacttcaaccagtagatgtcggtaatgcgcattgaagctggtgccacctcgccgtaaaacaaaacgaagaaaatgacatcacttcctgtcacagatcaaacagccaatcagaaagtgggggtgagggcgggtgtggcacttttcactgaaaccaggggtgtcgaccaccagtcctcgaggggccgcgttccaatatgttttccaggttaccctcgctaagcgcacctgcgtgaaaagttttagctcctttcacgttccgcaggagctaaaacttttcacgcaggtgcacttaacgaggggatcacacggacactccattaggtacaccgccattttcaagtgtacctaataacaggccacttcattagggaaatatcaaggtcaaaggtcacaggtgtcaagctctagtcctcggggccgcgttccaacatgttttccaagtgaccctcgttaagcgcacctgcgtgaaaagttttagctcctttcacgttccgcagcagctaaaacttttcacgcaggtgcacttaacgaggggatcacacggacactccattaggtacaccgccattttcaagtgtacctaataacaggccacttcattagggaaatatcatggtcaaaggtcacaggtgtcaagctctagtcctcggggccgcgttccaacatgttttccaagtgaccctcgttaagcgcacctgcgtgaaaagttttagctcctttcacgttccgcaggagctaaaacttttcacgcaggtgcacttaacgaggggatcacacggacactccattaggtacaccgccattttcaagtgtacctaataacaggccacttcattagggaaatatcatggtcaaaggtcacaggtgtcaaggtctagtcctcggggccgcgttccaacatgttttccaagtgaccctcgttaagcgcacctgcgtgaaaagttttagctcctttcacgttccgcaggagctaaaacttttcacgcaggtgcacttaacgaggggatcacacggacactccattaggtacaccgccattttcaagtgtacctaataacaggccacttcatttgGGAAATatcaaggtcaaaggtcacaggtgtcaagctctagtcctcggggccgcgttccaacatgttttccaagtgaccctcgttaagcgcacctgcgtgaaaagttttagctcctttcacgttccgcaggagctaaaacttttcacgcaggtgcacttaacgaggggatcacacggacactccattaggtacaccgccattttcaagtgtacctaataacaggccacttcattagggaaatatcaaggtcaaaggtcacaggtgtcaagctctagtcctcggggccgcgttccaatatgtttccCAAGTTACcctgaaagtgggggtgagtgcgggtgtggcacttttcattttcatgtaagctttgaccatgattgaaaaataatgttaataggaacacctgaaaatggcggtgtacctaatggagtgtccgagtgacgtcacagatctaaCAGCCAAtcaaagtgggggtgagggcggttgtgcaaatttttccatgataaaatattgttCCAGCCCCgccgggatttgaacccgggtGGCTGCTCTATGGAACCTTCATTCAAATTGCATGGAATTACACTATATAGTTTAATGGAGCAGCTCAAGCGAATAGACCAGAGACTTGTTGAACTCAAAGTCATCAGCATTAACTCTGCTACACTCGTGACatggtttttcattttggatgcGTTTGCAGTTCAATTCTTCACCATACTGATGGAATAAAATCGAGAGGTTATTTCAATTCTACGCTTCTCACGTATGGTCGTCGTTATGTTTCATTATCATCTTTAATGTCTGCAGGCGTAAAGCATTAAATGTCGGTAATGACGCTGTAGGGCGACGTTGTAAATGTCTATCTTTTATGCAGTTTGGTCCTTTTTGTTAACATGCACATTACATTTGAAGTCATTGTTTAATTCCTGAATACTACAAATAGTTTGAAATTGAACGTGACAACCAAATTGGCTAAAATGGTCTGGagccactttttctttctttttagaaGCACTTATatgtgtaaaaaacaaaaacctccaGAACTTGCTTACCTTAAAGCATCCAAACATCGCATGACAATTTCAGGAACATTGTGCCACAAAAACAACTCTGCCTCTATAAGCAACATTAGTTCACAATCACAAGACTCCGATTTGACACGTTAAAATTTATTGACAGTAAATATAAGATATTTTCAATTTAGATTAAAATAGGAACCGGCTaatacaaaataacatgcaacaACCCTAACTAAACAatattgtactgtatatagGTTGCCTGCATTGCAATGATCTAAGAACCAGCCTAAATTGACAACACAGTATCAATAGTTTTATCCAACAGGCCAACAAGAGGCCTCATCACCCAGTTAAGGGTTTGTTTGGGGGGTTAAAGGTTAGGGAGTAGAAGTCAGTCCGTCAACAAATCAATGCTGGAGGCCTATTCAACGCACATGCATTACGTTCACTACTCAGACATCTTCCTCATCACTGTCCTCTCCATCTACAATGGCCTTCTATCAAATGTCTTCTAAGTTCAGGCAAACAAACCGGAGACACAaaagctttgttttcttttggctgaAGCTTCAGTAGGCGTAAGGTGGAGGTTTCTCAAAGGGGCTCTGAGAAGATCCAAAGAGGACCGGCGCGTTGGGTGTCAGCATGAAGCCTCCTCCTGGTTCCTGGGGGCCGCCCTGCTGTAGCATCTGGGTGGCACCTTGCGAGGGTGGCTGACTCTGGGTTTCCTCGGAGGGACAGGAAGTTCCTACAGGACCACCCTCGGGGATCATTTGTGGGCTAGCAGGTCCCTGAAAACTAGTAgcctgaagaaagaagaaaaaaggctAAATGTCATGAAGACACAAACCTGTTTGTGCTGATGAGAAAAATGAACTTTCAAGATGCTTCCGTCacattgttgtgcttgttgaggcctctagatggcactacCTGAACTGGGACGGGATAGTTGGGGTAGGCCGGGAGATTCTGCCCTGGAGGACAGAAGCCAGCGTAGGTGAGCATGTGCTGGGTGGGGTTGTACAGGATGTGGGGCGCTGGCGCTGGGCTTGGGGCTCTTGCTGGAGCAGGCTTCTGCTGCAAAGGTTAGAGAGGAAGTGTTGGACTGAGAAGCAGATTTACAGACTGGACTACATTTTTTCATGTTGGAGGTTCCTCGGGTTCTTCTCACCATGTCCTTGTAGGCTCCAAGAATGGCGGCAGCGATGATCCCCAGGAAGAGGCCAGTCACGTTGAGGACCACCGAGGACCACAGCAGACGATACAGGTGGATCACATCCCAACAGCTGCTGACCCCAGTGAACTCAAAGTACTGGGGGTGGTACTCTGTGCTGTCATacataaaaatccaaatgttttaaacCAGTTCCTTTTTTTAGTGAGGGTCTGTTATATATAACCACACATGATAAGTATGATATGATTGTAAAACCTTACTTCTCGCAGTTATAGAGGTAGCAGCAGTAGCAGGTGTTGCTTCTCAGCTTCAGCTTGCAGGTTTTGCCAGATGAACCGCACGTCATCTGCAAGTTTGGTGCATTCCAGTAGATATTGTTATACATCTCATAAATATTCACAAGTAAGCTATGAGTATTGCTACCGTAGTTGTAGTTTTCAGTAGTGTAGCCTAACTCGACTGTGTTTCTTGAGTAATTGCAGTAAAGCCATTCAACCGCTAGATGTCAGTAAAGTAACACATTTGGAAAGAGCTTGGCCTACTGTACCATCCTGTTCAATTCATACTTGTCCATAGTCTGAATCggaatgtgtaaaaaaatatatccatTTTTAAAGTGACTCAAGCAGAATTATGCCCTATCACATcgatcataaaaaataattcaatattcCAGATCAACTCTCCCTGTTGTgtctattttttgtgtgtctgtgtgtgtcgaTTCACCTCCGAATAGTAGCTGTCAAAGGCATAGCCGGAGCCACTTGTGTAAAAATCACACATGTTCTCGTGCAAAGGTCTTATGTCCTGTGGGAGAATCAAAATTAGACACGAAATGCATTAAGGGTGAGGAGGGGGGTTAgtggtagggtttcaaaccagggttagggtttcaaagtagagttTTGAAAAACCGGTTGGGGTTTCAAAATAGGGGTTTAATCTAAGGTTAgcgtttcaaagtagggttttaaaaTAGGTATAGGGTTTCTTATTGGGGTTTACATTTATGGTTAGGTTTTTAAATTAGGGTTTGTTTGGGTTATAAATTAGGGTGAGGAATTCCAACTCATTTAAAGATCTCAAAATTGGGTTCCAAACTTTGGTTAGGGCTTCCAAATagatttcaaagtagggttttaaactagggtttcaatgTATGGGTTCAAACCAGGAGCAGGGTTGTAAAGTAGATTTAGTGTTTCAAATTTGGGTTGGCCCCCCTTTTTTGAGGTTTCAGCATTTGGGGCAAGCGCACACTGCACCATTAGTGTGAATAGCAGCAGTTTTACGGCTCACGCTGCAGATTAGCAGCGGACCTCCTGCACCGGGACGATAGAACCGAGCAGCTCATTAAATGATTTCATTGTGCGAGGCTTGACAGAGCAATGAATATAAATGATGCTGTCCTGTGAGCCTGCCAGCGGCATCCGTGATCAATATCAGCGACTGCGAGCCAAAAGCTGAATAgctacttaaactcctccttGTCATAAACactcattaaaatatattttatcattCACTGGGTTAATGGGCCAAACTGAGCTCTGCTCGTTTCCAGGTCCTCAAACGTAGAATTTAATTATGTTGCTGCATTGTGTACATTTCTTGGGCGGAACAGCAAGCCGGACGAGTTAGAAaatttccttctttcttgTACTTACAATAAATTCTGATGCGATAATGCCATCCACGATAGCACAGAAGAAGGATGCAATAACGCCAATgctgatgaagatgatggcAGCCATCAGCTTGGAGAGAACAAACGTGCAGAGAGACAAATGTTATGTTACATAGCAACACAAGCAAAAGGACTTATTATTCGTTATTCAATCATGTGAGTATGCACCACTAGtggtgggaaaatgaagcttcaaatttgttgCATGAACCAGTTGTCTGATTTTCTGACTCCTTTAGATGTTGGTTTGAATAAAAGTGTGCTTTCAGTCCAGTTGAGTGCCATCcacagaagtaaaaaaaaaaaaaaactggtgcATCaaccaaatttgaagcttcattttccacaTCATCATGATACAGTACAGAATATTtgtaaataccgtattttccggactataaggcgcaccggactataaggcgcaccttcaatgaatggcccattttaaaacgttgtccttatataaggcgcaccggactataaggcgcaccattaatgcatcatgtcagatttttaatccaaatcaaatcattctccattttatctcttttatttcaacttcagatgcaacaaatgactttataatcacaaaataatgatccatagtctttttgattcatgattcata
The window above is part of the Syngnathus acus chromosome 3, fSynAcu1.2, whole genome shotgun sequence genome. Proteins encoded here:
- the gas6 gene encoding growth arrest-specific protein 6 — its product is MRASRTKWFASTALLILLAARCSPSHISLTEQQANQFLSRHRRANQVFEETKQGHLERECVEEKCSKEEAREVFENDPETEYFYPKYLNCLEKFGGSPKKKDDLITCVHNIPDQCSPSHCHARGSVRCEDKKGAFLCHCFSGWTGDLCDQDVDECNKSNGGCDHECSNTMGSYHCSCQPGYMLRGHHMCVDVDECQDVVDVCGSAHCENNEGGYQCLCDPGYVFDNESKSCVDVDECEASACAEECLNTLGSFRCLCDGRQGRKLEQDLRSCKAITPCMKPALKRNSRSLYLGRMFNGLPVMRLRFRRRINTGFSAEFDFRTYDPEGVIFFAGGHLNSSWIVLAIHHGRLELQLKYGTVSRVTSSGPVVNDGQWRKISVEEQGRSLVIKIDREAVMKIAVNGDLFTLKKDMHELNLTVGGVPFKESGLVSKVNPRLDGCMKEWRWMTGEDRSMQESIMTNENIQCFSTENPGAYYPGTGFALFNISYESQNLSVQLTLYPTTAIGVLFAIVREDTVPLSIALADYHPGIDEWRDFVLVTAGDVILASSPAPLCDGESHEIEVKISGNRTRLFIDGEPGRSQDAEVNLLSPSSTFIGGLPDDVPLVSTPVSAPFSGCMKVTVNEQTLDLDQALQKHNDIRSHSCPLLDSNQ
- the LOC119120148 gene encoding transmembrane protein 255B isoform X2; translated protein: MQQPEARQTSQPADTEILDPEVAYLRRKKTALWVTVALLILSLVVLAVGLISATRTDNVPVAGYYPGITLSFGAFLGIVGIHLVENRRPMLMAAIIFISIGVIASFFCAIVDGIIASEFIDIRPLHENMCDFYTSGSGYAFDSYYSEMTCGSSGKTCKLKLRSNTCYCCYLYNCENTEYHPQYFEFTGVSSCWDVIHLYRLLWSSVVLNVTGLFLGIIAAAILGAYKDMQKPAPARAPSPAPAPHILYNPTQHMLTYAGFCPPGQNLPAYPNYPVPVQASPQMIPEGGPVGTSCPSEETQSQPPSQGATQMLQQGGPQEPGGGFMLTPNAPVLFGSSQSPFEKPPPYAY
- the LOC119120148 gene encoding transmembrane protein 255B isoform X1, whose amino-acid sequence is MQQPEARQTSQPADTEILDPEVAYLRRKKTALWVTVALLILSLVVLAVGLISATRTDNVPVAGYYPGITLSFGAFLGIVGIHLVENRRPMLMAAIIFISIGVIASFFCAIVDGIIASEFIDIRPLHENMCDFYTSGSGYAFDSYYSEMTCGSSGKTCKLKLRSNTCYCCYLYNCENTEYHPQYFEFTGVSSCWDVIHLYRLLWSSVVLNVTGLFLGIIAAAILGAYKDMQKPAPARAPSPAPAPHILYNPTQHMLTYAGFCPPGQNLPAYPNYPVPVQATSFQGPASPQMIPEGGPVGTSCPSEETQSQPPSQGATQMLQQGGPQEPGGGFMLTPNAPVLFGSSQSPFEKPPPYAY